The Dreissena polymorpha isolate Duluth1 chromosome 8, UMN_Dpol_1.0, whole genome shotgun sequence genome includes the window atatgatcactcgtgaaataaaatcgatattccaccgaatccaacaaatatcctctatataaacaaTCACATCTGCCATAAACAATAATGGCAAACTACAGTCAAACACAACATGTCTGTAAAATCACACACtgacaaaaaaaaatgtacaacataaaTGCAAGTATTCTGACTTAAAACATGTGGTAATAGCTCCCCTTCTGTTATGTTAATGTCGTTCACTAATCATTAAACAGCATGTCAAGATGCATTTGTCTCACCACCTTTCTTATATTCTAAACACGGATCAAAACGTCACCATCCTGGAACTCCTCTTCTAGCCTTGCCGTGTATATATCGTCATCATCCTCATATTTCAGGTTGAACCATTCCGGAAAGCCAGGAACCTATTGAACAGTggaaaaaaattaacatatttattttaaacacattgaAAGAAAACATGTATTCGTATGTGTGCTCTTGTTAGctcacttattactattttattacaTGAAATTGATTTATTATACAAATACTTATGCTGTAATGTTATATGTTacgttatttatattgtattagttatggtcgccgtggcgtaatggatatggtgtccacctagtgacaatgaggtcatgggttcgatccccactgtgagagcgttttttagatctcccccatagacaccaagtacgggttctagtcccaggaaatggactccagagcatttcaaataagccttaggctttctatgcattcgagcttaaataaataggtttaaactaaataataaaCTATATTGTAACACAAAGTTGTCAGTCCAAATGAAGTTTTATGTAAAGCACAgacacatgttgttgttttgatttttaaGAATACCTGAGAGATAACTGTTCCATTGTACCATTTGTACTGTCCATTTTCTTCTATAAATCTGTGCATTATATTTCTACCAACCAAGTCATGTAGCGTTTCAGATGCAGGAATTTCCTTTGCTTTGTTCATTAGTataattactttttcttttagtTTATCGACAGATAAGCTTATTCTTTTTCCATTAATGGTTGAGCTCATTTTGTAAATATCTTCACTACattgttgtttaaaaacattCTTTCTAAATCTTAGTTGAACTTTTAAAGCTTTTTCTTGTTCAGTTTTGGATTTAATTTTATAAAGGGCATCTTCCATCTGTTGTTCATTCTGCTATAACCCGTAAAAAGTCATATCAAGTGTTTCTTTTTCTAGTTTAGCAATTCTCCTCCTTTccatattttctttctttttgaaaTCTTCTAGCTGCTTTTCAAGGCGTTTTGCATGTATATTTTCTTCTCTTTGCTTGAatttaattttttcattttttacctcCTTTCGACTTTGTGTTATGATTTCATGAGCATTGCTATGTTCAGCAAGCCATTCTGATGTTTTGTTAAGTGAAAATGTAATGTGTGATTCCATAGTTATTGTATTAATGTTGGGTTTGCAAGACAGCAGATGATCTACATAAGAAAAAACACGTTCTGGGAATTTATTGTGTTTATCTACACTCTTAGTTTGTATGAGATTTAGGTTGACCAATGCACCACCAGGAAGATGTTCTTTATAATGATTTTTGATTAATTGAGCGAATGCAGGTAACATAACACTGAGTATAACAATAACATGCTTATCAATTTCAGAACTTTCCAAgaggtatttatatattttatcttcTTTAACAGGCACATCATCATACAACATCATTTTTCCACAAATAAAATCCTCAATGTGTGATGAGGCATGTTTAAGGTAATCAGCAAGTATAATCAAACGATCATTAAACATAGATATActaatttcattgttttcaagCACATTCCAAAATGGTGTTGTAATAAGTTTTGAAACAAGGCCGAGAGCCTTACAACCTGCTACAAAAAAATCTTCTTTTAAATCATGTAATACAGATGCCAACAGTAAATTAAGGTTTGGTGTTTTATCCAAAAATTCACACATATGATTTAAAAAGTAATAAATTTGTCCagcatttgtgaaaagaatattAAATCGGTTGCCTTTTAAAGGCTGCAATGGAAAtgacattttttctttttttaaagtgtcACTCAGAAAAGTTAAAAAGTTACTATGGCAACCGTTCTTTGCATCACCCCGTCTTGCAAATGCTTTGCAAGATGTATGAATAAGCCGTATTGTACCTGGCTGAGAAggtttatcaaaatgtttatttagttTAGGAATGTCATTGTTGAAATGTAATTTTTCTGTTTCTAATAATGTTTTTTGAGCAGTTTCAGCTAAATGAACAAGAGTGTGGAGTccacaaaaaaaattattcattTTAGAATATGCAATTTTTTCTTCTTCACAAAATGaatcataattattaaatacttctGGTAATATAGAATTTCTGTAATCTTTAAGTAattcattgaattttttttcagtAGATGCACGATCGGacatagtattttttatattgaataatattttgtttcCAACACCATCAGAAGAAACACTCTCTATATCTTTGagtatgtttttaaatgtatCTAAAGTGTCATCACTTGACTTTGTTGCCATTTCTTGCAAACCGAGAAGAGTGTAACAACCATCATCATCTCTTGTTGCAAATGCTCCCCATTTAGTGCCATATTTTGAAGTTTCATCACTATGCAAGGTTGTATTTTCTTTTGTTACTAAATCTGCCGTTTGTTTTTTTGATATTAATCCACGTTCAATCGACCAATTATGAATTGTTCCAACAGATGGCAATTTATTTGGCTGAATATTTACTAAATTAAGAACTGCTGACATTACTTGTCCAATTTGTTCAAATGCTACATTGCAATTTAATAATGAATATACACATAAATGAGCATCAGTGCTGTAAGTTTTACTTTCTTCATCAAAAATGATTGCCTCTTTAGTCTTTTTAAGTTTACAGTTCTCAACTTCCAATTCAGATAGTCTTTCATTTAattcttttatttgtttgtttttgtctttaacTTGTTTTTCAAGTCCTGCTATTGTCATGTGTTTGGTTATCATATCATCTTCAGTGTAAATTCTTTCATCATAATTTAATTTCTGACATTTCTCTCTCCAATAAATCTCCCTACTTGATGTTCTTTTTAATTGTCTGTTTCTGTCTTGTATTATCCTTGATTGTTCATCTAAATTGAGACATAAATTTGTGTTCTCTTCAATCACAGTCTCCAATTCATCTTTCATCTGCAAATTCTCAGAATTTTTTTCTCCCAGTTCACTTGCTATACTTAATACAACAGTGGATAGTGTTTCTGTTGATATCGGATCATTAATTGGACAGATCTGGCTAAGAGGTTTTAAGTTAATGTGTGCATCTGATTTGACTTGATTTTCAGGACATGTGTATTTGGTATCCATGAatctttttaaattttcttttccTTTGACTCGCGctttatttttgttcaaatgttgatATTTGCTATATAATCGTTCTAGAGATTTCATAATAGCACATCTGTTAGTATTTTCTTGTTGTTCCATTAACAAAACTTTGCATGTTTCACTCATGCCTCTGTTTTTGATCATGGCGATCACCTCTGCATTGGTAACTCcagacatttttttctgaaattgcattttaaaaataaaaaatacttacatGTGTATCATCAATCCTGGCTGCAAGCTTCTGGTATGTGCAACAATTGAACTGTAAAATATGGAAACAACACAACaagaaatataacatttcaaaacattcaaatacaggGACCCATtggttgtatttatttcaattaaaagaaaatacatttttttttggattccactttcaataaattaattatacatttatttatatgaatcagtacaacaactactaaagatacaattatacaaaaaaatgaaaagtaATAAGATAAATATTGATGCATTATAATTAGAATTGCAATGTCAATGTGTCCCggttaaaacatataataatcagTATCATGTTCATGCATCATGCAAACAGTTCTTTCCAATCACTTCAACTTCTCAAAATAACATTACTGTCCATTTAAAACTGATGTAATGTATCATGCTTTcaacattttcaaattaaaaaaaaatgcacatcaCCAGCAGAGCTGCATTATCATGTACACATTAAATCATGATAGTTTTTTAATGTCTAACAAGTTTATAGTGCAATACAAAGAACCTTCAAATCACCATCAATAATTCCCAAAAAGGTAACAAGTTTTTAATGTTAAGTCACATAATAAGTAAGATGTACTTGCCAAACACTGAAAGTTGAAACATGTCAAAGCTGTCAAATATcaaaattctatttaaatttgcaaataaataacacaaacgtTATTGGTACCTACTCAAATTATGTTTGTCTTTTGGTGTCAGTGAATTTGCATTACTTAAATCATGAAAATTAGAAGTTAAGTAGTAAATTATTTATCTCGGTCGAAATTTCGGGCACCTGTTTtgtttactttcgttttcaatatTACAACTTCCGGTTTATAAACAGATCGACCTTGACTTTgtaaaag containing:
- the LOC127840695 gene encoding uncharacterized protein LOC127840695, producing MKDELETVIEENTNLCLNLDEQSRIIQDRNRQLKRTSSREIYWREKCQKLNYDERIYTEDDMITKHMTIAGLEKQVKDKNKQIKELNERLSELEVENCKLKKTKEAIIFDEESKTYSTDAHLCVYSLLNCNVAFEQIGQVMSAVLNLVNIQPNKLPSVGTIHNWSIERGLISKKQTADLVTKENTTLHSDETSKYGTKWGAFATRDDDGCYTLLGLQEMATKSSDDTLDTFKNILKDIESVSSDGVGNKILFNIKNTMSDRASTEKKFNELLKDYRNSILPEVFNNYDSFCEEEKIAYSKMNNFFCGLHTLVHLAETAQKTLLETEKLHFNNDIPKLNKHFDKPSQPGTIRLIHTSCKAFARRGDAKNGCHSNFLTFLSDTLKKEKMSFPLQPLKGNRFNILFTNAGQIYYFLNHMCEFLDKTPNLNLLLASVLHDLKEDFFVAGCKALGLVSKLITTPFWNVLENNEISISMFNDRLIILADYLKHASSHIEDFICGKMMLYDDVPVKEDKIYKYLLESSEIDKHVIVILSVMLPAFAQLIKNHYKEHLPGGALVNLNLIQTKSVDKHNKFPERVFSYVDHLLSCKPNINTITMESHITFSLNKTSEWLAEHSNAHEIITQSRKEVKNEKIKFKQREENIHAKRLEKQLEDFKKKENMERRRIAKLEKETLDMTFYGL